From Bacillus pumilus, one genomic window encodes:
- the cysE gene encoding serine O-acetyltransferase: MFFKMLKEDIDTVFDQDPAARSYIEVVLTYSGLHAIWAHRIAHAFYKRKLYFLARIISQVSRFFTGVEIHPAATIGRRFFIDHGMGVVIGETCEIGDNVTVFQGVTLGGTGKEKGKRHPTILDDALIATGAKVLGSITVGKGAKIGAGSVVLKDVPDHSTVVGIPGRVVVQNGKKINRDLNHQDLPDPISDRFKELEREMEKLKGELASLSRKEEQS; encoded by the coding sequence GTGTTTTTCAAAATGCTGAAAGAAGATATTGATACTGTGTTTGATCAAGATCCTGCTGCTAGAAGCTATATTGAAGTAGTGCTAACCTATTCAGGGCTTCATGCGATTTGGGCTCATCGTATCGCGCACGCATTTTATAAGCGTAAGCTGTACTTTCTTGCGCGGATCATTTCTCAGGTCAGCCGGTTTTTCACAGGGGTGGAAATTCACCCTGCGGCAACCATTGGCAGGCGCTTCTTCATTGACCACGGCATGGGAGTGGTGATTGGGGAAACATGTGAAATTGGAGACAACGTCACTGTTTTCCAAGGCGTGACACTAGGGGGAACAGGGAAAGAAAAGGGAAAGCGGCACCCGACCATTTTAGACGATGCCCTCATTGCGACAGGTGCAAAGGTGCTTGGTTCCATTACAGTCGGAAAAGGGGCCAAGATTGGTGCGGGGTCAGTTGTGTTAAAGGACGTACCAGACCATTCCACCGTTGTCGGTATACCTGGGCGAGTCGTCGTTCAAAATGGGAAGAAAATCAATCGTGATCTCAATCATCAAGATTTGCCAGATCCGATTTCCGATCGTTTCAAAGAATTGGAACGAGAAATGGAAAAGCTAAAAGGTGAGCTGGCTTCATTGAGCAGAAAGGAAGAACAATCATGA